Genomic window (Bacillus pumilus):
AAACATTTTTCAATGTGAGATCTCGCATGATAATGCCGGATGCATGAGCGAACCCAAAAATAGAACACTGTTGCTTGATCTCGTGTCCCATGCTGTCGATTGTTCCTTGTCCGTCAATGATCAAGTTTCCGTGCCCGTTGTACCCGGTGAAACTTTCATTTGAATCACCATTTACAAACATGCTACCAACAAAGCCACGCTTGATCGTTGCCCCTGCCTGTAAAGTGATATGCGTATTTTTATAAATCCTCACCCGTTCCCGCAGCGTATAGCCTCCTGGGGGAATATAAAGCCAAATAGGACGATTTTTTGACAAATCAAGTGCAGCTTGAAGAGCTTTAGTAAAGTTGCCGTATTTGTTTAGAAACGGCTGCAAAGACACAACCGAAAGCATGTCATTGACCTTCTTTTCAAATTGATCGAAGTCATATTCAAGACGATCATTCAAAGTCGGATGAATGGTCGCATCAAGCGCAACCCTTCCGTCCACAACCTCTTTTACATCATCGCCATCATGATTGACGATCAGATTAACAAGACGTGACCAATAACTATTAAGCCAATGTGCAACGCTTTTCCCTCGATGCGTAATATGCTCGGCTTTGTGTGCCGTCTCGCTTTGTTGGTGCCTCTCATCTGCTCTATTCAATTCATTCAAAGCATTTTCAGTGGTGCGGGCATTGTCATTCAGCTCTTGTATTAATTTTGAATGTGGGCTAGGCGTGTGCTGTTTCTTCAAATTAAACATGTGATCACCTTCTTAATAGCCGACAATACCAACCGATATTTTTGAAGTATCGGGCACTTGATCCGGCTTTATTTTTTTTCCACTCTGAAAAAAGGAAATGATGAATGTATCAGTTTGATTGTCTTCATAGTCAATTGAAGGCGTGATCCCGTTCTGTTTAAGCAGCGACGAGCCGTCTACAGTCGCATAAACCATTTCATAATTTTCAGGTGTTTCAAATATTAAATCGCTTCCGTCTATATACACATCACCAGCAGAAGAACCCCACGATCCACCTTTAAAGACCAAACTAAAACCCGCATTTTGCGGGCTGCCTGTTTTTCCTTTTTCAATTAGATCGGACAATTCGCTTTTTGCTGCTTGAATTTGAGCAAATAAACTATTTTTTTGTTCCTTGATATAACGCTCTTGATTTCTGATTCTTCGCCTGTCTTCAAGCTGCAAATCAAACATGTCCTTCTGAACATTTGTAAAAGTCACATCAGGTTTCTCGGTCGAGTCTAAAGGGTTATAAGTCATGCTGACGGCTCTTACATCATCTTCAAACGTGATACCATGTTCAGGTGTATCGGCTATAACATGCAGCGTGTCACCCTTGTTGAGTTCATCCTCTAACCCTTTTAGCTCTTCAATTTCAAATTCCTCAAAATCAATTGACACGGTCACTTCCGGGAATGGATTGACTTTTTCTTTCAAAAGAGTGTTCATATCTTCTGCCTTTGTAACGGCATCATCTTTAATTGGTTCGGCCCATGTGGGCTGCCCGTCAATTAAAAAATCCTTCTCGTTTGGATGAACGAAAAGGACCGGCTCAAATACATATTTTTCATTTTCATTTTTATATTCCCGATATGTTTCAATCACGTTGTCTCTTAATAGATACATAGTCGGTGCCGCTGTTTTCTTCCCTTTTGTATTGGGATTTTTGCTGTCTTTTCCTTTGAATGTAGCCACGACTTTATGTTTTTTATGCTCAAGACCTCTAATGACTTTTATCGTTTCTTTTTTAGGTGATTGATCTTTATAAACGCTGATCGTTTTCGTCTTATCGTCATCAATCTTAAATTCCCATTTACCGCCTAGTTTTGAAGTTAAGGTAACAAATCGGAATCCGGTCCCCGTGAAAGAAAAAGTAAAAGTGGCACCAGGCTTATTCGTAAAATCAGCTTTCAAAGAATTGTCAAAAGACCACGTACCGGTTTTGCTCTCATAACCCATAGCGCTTTCACTTATCGTGTCTTTTTCTTCTTTTTGCTTGCCGAAGCCTCTACCCCTTGTGGCCGTGTTATCTTCTGAAATAGTGACAGTAAGACCGTTTATATTCGCTCTAGTATCAAGCGTTTTATTGATTTTCTTTCCTATTTTCTTGTGTATATAAATCTCGTAATTATTTACATCAAGCTCAATTTTATAACTTGAAATAATCGTATCTATCAGTTCAATAGAAAATGCATCGCCAAACCCTTCATTTTTGATAGGTTTGATGTCTTTCGCATCATCCATAATTTTGAACGTGAATTTACTCCCTTTCAAGGCATGAGCAAACGCCTTTTCTAGTGTTAATTCACCTTGAATAACCTCATCTACTCTGTTTTTTGATAGCAAAAAAGCATAAATATGAGTAGCCGAAACACTTTTAGACAATACATTACCATCTTGAGATTTTGAAAAATTTCGGATAACGTATTTTTGCCGCTTGTGTACCCTTTCATCTACAATTAGAAGGTTTCTCCCGACCAATGCCTCAAAAGATATAGGATCAGTAAAGCCCGCTTCAATCTGTAGTTCCATTGTCTTT
Coding sequences:
- a CDS encoding phage tail spike protein, producing MNQLFVQDKGTKQEYEIVGSSPRITDGIDGKKTMELQIEAGFTDPISFEALVGRNLLIVDERVHKRQKYVIRNFSKSQDGNVLSKSVSATHIYAFLLSKNRVDEVIQGELTLEKAFAHALKGSKFTFKIMDDAKDIKPIKNEGFGDAFSIELIDTIISSYKIELDVNNYEIYIHKKIGKKINKTLDTRANINGLTVTISEDNTATRGRGFGKQKEEKDTISESAMGYESKTGTWSFDNSLKADFTNKPGATFTFSFTGTGFRFVTLTSKLGGKWEFKIDDDKTKTISVYKDQSPKKETIKVIRGLEHKKHKVVATFKGKDSKNPNTKGKKTAAPTMYLLRDNVIETYREYKNENEKYVFEPVLFVHPNEKDFLIDGQPTWAEPIKDDAVTKAEDMNTLLKEKVNPFPEVTVSIDFEEFEIEELKGLEDELNKGDTLHVIADTPEHGITFEDDVRAVSMTYNPLDSTEKPDVTFTNVQKDMFDLQLEDRRRIRNQERYIKEQKNSLFAQIQAAKSELSDLIEKGKTGSPQNAGFSLVFKGGSWGSSAGDVYIDGSDLIFETPENYEMVYATVDGSSLLKQNGITPSIDYEDNQTDTFIISFFQSGKKIKPDQVPDTSKISVGIVGY